AAGACCCTGGGCATGGTGATTGCGCCCTGTTCCATCCGCACCATAAGCGAGATTGCTACCGGTGTGACGTCAACCCTGCTCAGTCGCGCGGCTGACGTGACCCTGAAGGAGCGTCGCCGGCTGGTCCTGCTGCTGCGGGAGACGCCGCTGCACCTGGGGCATATACGCACCATGGCGCAGGTGACCGAGGCGGGAGCCATCGTCATGCCCCCGGTGCCGGCGTTCTATATCCGGCCCCGGTCGGTGGAGGACCTTGTGGATCACACGGTGGGACGCGTGCTGGACCTGTTCGGGATCGACACCCCCTTGGTCCGCCGGTGGAAGGAAGAGGGGGAAAATTGACCCTCAGGCCCGGGGCGCCGGAGCAGCCTGTACCGTGTTGTGCCGGAGCATTTCCATAACAGCTGCAGTGACTTCAGCGGCAAAGGCCCGGGCCCGCTTTTCTGCCGGATTCTGATGATAGGGGATCTGTTTTGTCGGACCTGCAACCCCCTGATGGCGGTCCACCAGATGGCTGGCCTCGTGCAGGACAGCGTTCAGAGCGGTGGTAAAGTNNNNNNNNNNAAAGTTATCCAGCTTCGCAAGCGGGTGCATGTTCAGCCAGATGATGGACCGCTCCCGGTCAACATAGCCCCTCCGGATCCCGTTTCCGGATGGCTCTTCATTGAAAATCTGCACGGCAATATCCGGCATGCCACAGGCCGCTGCGGCACAGTCTGCCACCGACTGCAAGAAAGCCTGTCTCTGCTCCCGGTCCAGCTGTGACCATACGCCGGCTGTCCTGCTGATGTCCGGAATGGACATGATCCGGCCAATCAGAGACCTGGCTGTTACAGCCTGCCAGGTTGATGCCTCCAGGGGACCGGTATTGTCCGCCACGCCAGCAGAAGAGAGAAAAGCTCTCAGATCACCACCACATCCACCTCCGCCGCCACAGCCGGAATCCGCTCCGCCACCATCTCCACCGCCGCCGCTACAGCCGGGTTCTGCGCCACTGCCATGCCCGGCACTATGTGCACCGTTGCTGCATCCGGGTTCTGCGCCGCCGCTGCGGCCGGATGTATGCCCGGGCCCGTCGTGGGGAGAGGCAAAAGCCTGGTTTGCAAGGAAGGTATTCAGATCCTCATTCGTAAAGGGAGGATCATAAAAGGAAGGGCTATGACTGTCCCCCACAACGGCCTGACCTGATGAGCCGGGATCGCCGTTCTGTGATGTGCCATTCTGCTTCAGCTGGTTCAGTGAGTTCAGCAAGCTGGCAGGCTTGTACTGCTCAAGATCTTTTTTCATCTGCGGGCTGGCTGTGGCAAGAACAGTGTCAACAGCCTTTCCACGCAGACCCGGTATCAGTCCTAGGGCCTCTTCAAACAGGGACCTTTTCCTGTTCTTCGGGGAACATTTCCAAAGATCCTCGAGAACCGTTCTACAGCCCTGTGTCGGCGCCGTCAGGATCTGCAGTCTCTGTTCTGCAGCAAGTATCTTCCATGCATCTGAGTTGAGCAGATTTTCAATGACAACAAGGCCTTTTGCCGTTTTCCACCTGTTTCCGGACAGGGCCGTTACAAGACCGTCATAAAGCTCGCTGATCTGCAGGACAGTCTGTGCAGCACGTCTCGTCTTTTCCGGGCGTGCCCTGTCCAGTTCCTTCGATTGCGCCTCAACCAGGACCAGAAGCGCCCTGCGCTGTGCAGTCCTTGCCTTGATCCAGCCGGCCCGCTGGCCCAGGGCACCAAGGAAATCTCCCTGTGGAAACTCCGGGGGGCGTTTGAAACAGGCAGCTTGCTTAATGGCATTATCCAGGGGCATGACCAGAGGAACAATATCTTCGGGTTTCGCCTGCCGGACTGTGTGCAGGGCATCGGCTATATCCTGGTTCAGGCCCGTTGTCAGGACAGTGCGCGCCCTGTCAAGAATTCCGTGGGGAGACTGCAGAATCTGTCCAGGCGCCCGGGAGAGGAAGTCTGCCAGCGCCTGGCTGACTTTCAGTTTTTCAGCATACTGTGTCAGGGATTGGTGAACTGCAGGCCCGTGAACCCCGGTTTCCTCTTCCAGGATCCTTTTCCATTCTTTGCCGAAAACAAACCATCTGGCCATGTCAGGCTCCATAAAGCTTTTCCGGGATTATGACGCCCGGAAATACTTTCGTCCCTTGGAAAAAGTGGTGTCAGGAATCTGCTGACCTGTCCTGTTGCGCCTGTTCCTGAACCAACTGTTGACCGGCCATGTTTTTGCCCTGAACCATTCCTGTTTCCGGGGGACCATAGTCCCAAGGAATACTTTCGCGCCAAACAAATATTTCCGGACACAGGAAAATGGCCAGTACAGAATGTTCTGTACTGGCCTCTGGTTTACTTGGGATCAGATCCGCAAATCAGGGGTTGTTACGCGGCCCAGCAGGGCGCAGGTCTGCCCCGGGGGAACGGTAATATTCCCCTTGTTGTCAGTTTTGGGTATGACCAGACGATAGCTGTTGCCATCATCCGGGACTGTAAAGGCGGGTTTGCCATCCACCTCTGTGATAACCTGACTAGGCTCGACCGGCATGAAGTTGTAAAATCCGGCCTGCGCAAACACGGCGCCTTCCACCGCCGGGATGCGTTTGACCAGATGAACGCGGGAAGGATTTTTCCCGTCGGCCAGAAGTCCGGAGGGTACATCCGGTTTCATGTGATCCTCCGGAATCATCCCCATGAAACGCAGAAGGTTGACTGCAAGGTGCCATGCCGATCCTGCACTGGCGGGATCGTCGTGATGGCCGCACTCGGCCACCAGCGCTTTTCCTCCCAGGCTTTGTATGTACATGGCCAGGTCATACTCCTGGCCGTGAAGCTCAGGCCAGCCTGTAACCTGTGTGGGAACCCCGAGGGCTGAAAGCATCTCCTGGTTTTCAGGATGGTCCAGAAACCCGAATACGGGGAGGGGATTGACCGGATCAAATACGGTCTTTCCGCCCATGGTATGCAGATCAAGCGCAGCATCGGGTTTGATGCTGTCGCACAGTTCTTTCAGTTCGCGGGCCGGTATGGACTCATATCCGGCTCCGGCCGCATCGGGGTTGTTGATACAGCGGGCCATATCGGTATCGACAGACCGTTTTCCAAGAATGCAGGCCAGCGGGTTGGCGTTCTGGACAACAACCAGCTTTCCACCGGTTATCAGCGGCTGTTTCAGGACAGAAGACAGGAAATCCTGGGCACCTCTCCGGGAGCCGCGTTCGTTCCCGTGAACGCCAGCAAAGACAGCGGCTGTCGGCCCGTCTCCCATGGCGACTTCAGTGATAAATATTCCGGAAGGCGTGGCCCGGGATCTGATATGCATTTTCATCTTTTGTCTCCGTGTATGCATCGGGGAAAAGCCAGGCACGGAAAAAAAGGCGGCACAACAGATCCTGCCCCATGCCAGGACAGGCTGCAGGGACCGTGTGATGTCAGAAGGAAGAAGAGAAAAATCCTGTCAGAATGAAGACATCACGCCAGTCCGCCGCCGGTACGTCGGCGCCGGATGGAGAGGGGAGCGCGGCTCCTGATGTGGGACTGTGTCTTCATGGGGTTATTATTCTGTGAAAGCATTTCCGGAAGCAAGGGGAATTTTCTTCACCCTCGCATGAAACCATAAAAGGGTGTATACGATCGTCCGGAAACGGAGGGGCGCCATGCCCATGGAAGCAGCAGTGATCAAGCAGATGATCCGGGAAGCAATTCCGGATGCTGTCGTGCGAATCCAGGATCTGCGCGGGGACGGGGACCATTATGCGGCCCATGTCCTGTCACAGGCCTTCCGGGGCAAGTCCCGGGTCCAGCAGCACCAGATGGTATATGCGGCCCTGAAAGGACGCATGGGGGGCGAGCTGCACGCGCTGGCCCTGACTACCGGCGTTCCCGAAGACAGCCAGACAGGAGGAAAACAATGAGCACAGATATCCAGGACCAGATCCGGAAAGACATCAGCAGCAACGATGTGGTTCTTTACATGAAGGGAACCGCAGCATCGCCCATGTGCGGCTTTTCCGCCCAGGTCGTGCAGGTTCTGAATACCCTGGGTGTATCCTTCAGGGATGTGAATGTGATGGCCGATCCGGCGATCCGCCAGGGCATCAAGGATTTCAGCAATTGGCCCACCATTCCCCAGCTGTACATCAAGGGCGAGTTCATCGGCGGCTGTGACATCACCCGCGAGATGTTCCAGACCGGCGAGCTCCAGCAGCTGCTGAAGGACAAGGGGATTCCTGTCAGAACGGCGGCGTAGGGCTGTTTCTTTACTGCTTTCCTGTCATCCCGACCGTAGCGGAGGGATCTTCTTCCATAAAAAGAGATCCTTCGATTTCGTATCACTGTGTAACACTTCGCTCAGGATGACATTGTTTCTGAATGCAGGCTTACTTAGAAACGCCGACCAGGGCCTCGCGCAACAGGCGGTCGTGGATCATGTAACCGGGCTGCAGGACGTTGACGACCGTTCCGGCCGGTTTTCCCGTATTCTCGACCTCGAACATCACGCGATGCAGGTTGGGGTCAAAAAGCTGGCCCACAGGGTCGATTTTCCGGATGCCCATTTTCTCGAACACAGCTGACAGCTGACGCTCGGTCGCCTCAACGCCTGCCACCAGGGTTTTCAGGACATCATTGCCGGCGGCCTGTTCAGCTGGCACGGCTTCCAGCGCACGGCGCAGGTTGTCAGCCACCGTCGCCATTTCCCGGGCAAAGGAGGCCACGGCATAGCGGGCCGTATCCTCATTCTCCCGGGCTGCCCTGCGGCGCGTATTCTCGGCCTCGGCCAGCGCACGCAGCGCCTGGTCTTTCAGGGTGGCGACCTCGGCTTCCAGCTCTGCAACACGGGCATCAGCCGGCGTTTCAAAAGCAGCAGCTTCCCCCGGTGCCACAGCGTCCGGAGCTCCGTCCTCAACTGTATCCTGATCCTGCTTTGTCATGGCCTGCCGGATCAGCCCGCCATGGTCCGCATACGGCCCCGGCTGCTGTCAACCGGTGGGCCCGGAAGCTCGATGTTGACTTCCAGGGTCGAGACATCCGTAGCCCGGTCAAGCTTGACCAGCACCTTGTCGTCCGGAATCTGGACGTACTTCCTGATGACCTGGATCAGATCCTTCTGCAGCTGCGGAAGGAAATCCGGTGCGGACAGGCTGGACCGTTCGTGGGCCAGCAGGATCTGCAGGCGCTCACGGGCCTGGACAGCGGATGTCTTGGGGGGGCTTGTGCGCAAAAAGCTGAACAGGCTCATGCTGTCCTCCTGCTGAACAGGCGTTGCAGGAAGCCGCCTTCCTTTTCCACCTCAAGGAAGCGGTGCTCCCTTTTCTCACCCAGGAAGCGTCCGACGGCATCCATATAGGCCTGGCCGGCGGCGCTTTCCTCATCCAGTGTGACCGGAACCCCCATGTTGGACGCCCGCAGAACGGTCTTGCTTTCCGGAATGGCGCCAAGAAGCGGGATCGCCAGGATTTCCAGAACGTCCTCGATGCGCAGCATCTCACCCCGTTCGACCCGTTCAGGATCATAGCGGGTCAGCAGCAGATGGGTCTCGACAGGCGGCAGGTTCATTTCCGCCCGGCGGGATTTTGAGGAAAGAACGCCCAGGATACGGTCGCTGTCGCGGACCGAGGAAACCTCGGGGTTGGTGACCACAATCGCATGGTCGGCATAGTACAGGGCCATCAGGGCGCCTGTCTCGATGCCGGCTGGGCTGTCGCAGATGACGTAGTCAAAATCCTTTTTCAGTTCCTCGATCACCCGCACAACGCCGTCCCGGGTGAGGGCATCCTTGTCCCGGGTCTGTGACGCGGGAAGAATGTACAGGTTCTCGAGACGCTTGTCCTTGATCAGGGCCTGGTTCAGCCTGGCCTCGTTGTTGATGACATTGATAAAGTCAAAAACAACCCGGCGCTCACACCCCATGATCAGGTCCAGGTTGCGCAGACCGACGTCGAAATCGATCAGGACCGTTTTGTGGCCACGCAGGGCAAGCCCCGCGCCAAATGCGGCACTGGATGTTGTTTTTCCCACGCCGCCCTTGCCGGACGTCATGACGATGACTTTGGATTCTGGCAAGATTCCCTCCTGGTCTGTCTTCCGCTGCCGGTTCAGGTCAACGGATCAATCCTCAGATATCCGTTGTCCAGGGAAATCCGGACACTTTTCTTCCAAAGATTCTTTTCAATATCTTCACTGATTCGGTAGACCCCTGCAACAGAAACCAGCTCCGCCTCAAGGCTGGAGCAGAAAATCATGGCGTTCTGGTTCCCGCCAAGGCCTGCCAGAGCCCGTCCGCGCAGGGGGCCATAGATGTGGATATGTCCGTCGGCCAGAAGTTCTGCCCCCGGGCTGACAGGCGCCAGAATGATCAGATCGCCGCCGGAAGCGTACACCTGCTGGCCCGAACGGACAGGTTCTGTAATGACAAGGGTTCCGGAGGCCGGAGCCGGGTCGCGGGCAGCCGGAGGAGCATCGGCCTGGGCCTGCGTCTGCGCTGGCGCGGTTTCCCGGGCCGGACGTCCCTGGCTCATGATCCCGAGGCCGATGGCAAGGGCCGCTTTCTGGATGGCGGCAGAGGCGCCCTGTACCCCGATGGGAACAAGGTGGCAGTGCTTCAGCCGGGAGACGAATGAGGACAGCTCGGGCACACCCATCCCGGTTTTCACGTCTTCCAGGTCGATGACCACAGAGGCGTTGTGGAAAAAGGCCGGCGCCTGGCGGGTCTTGATGGCCAGCTGGGGAAAAAAGGAAGGATCTTCAGGATCCAGCACCTTCAGCACAATCACCGTAAAGGCGGATCCCCGGATCTGGAAGGGAAGGGTGGTTTCTGCTGATTTCGCAGCGGCAGACGTCCTGGGCATGACCTTGAATCCTTCAGTGCTGAAGCGCTTGAATCACCTGTCTCTCAGGCTTATAGCGGAAAAAGGTTGTGCCTTGCAAAGAT
This is a stretch of genomic DNA from Pseudomonadota bacterium. It encodes these proteins:
- a CDS encoding UbiX family flavin prenyltransferase — translated: MPEKQKFIVGISGASGIVYGIRLLQVLKPMPQIETHLVMSRSAEVALAHETDLKVKDVTALADIVHAPHDIASSLSSGSVKTLGMVIAPCSIRTISEIATGVTSTLLSRAADVTLKERRRLVLLLRETPLHLGHIRTMAQVTEAGAIVMPPVPAFYIRPRSVEDLVDHTVGRVLDLFGIDTPLVRRWKEEGEN
- a CDS encoding succinylglutamate desuccinylase/aspartoacylase family protein: MKMHIRSRATPSGIFITEVAMGDGPTAAVFAGVHGNERGSRRGAQDFLSSVLKQPLITGGKLVVVQNANPLACILGKRSVDTDMARCINNPDAAGAGYESIPARELKELCDSIKPDAALDLHTMGGKTVFDPVNPLPVFGFLDHPENQEMLSALGVPTQVTGWPELHGQEYDLAMYIQSLGGKALVAECGHHDDPASAGSAWHLAVNLLRFMGMIPEDHMKPDVPSGLLADGKNPSRVHLVKRIPAVEGAVFAQAGFYNFMPVEPSQVITEVDGKPAFTVPDDGNSYRLVIPKTDNKGNITVPPGQTCALLGRVTTPDLRI
- a CDS encoding BolA family transcriptional regulator is translated as MPMEAAVIKQMIREAIPDAVVRIQDLRGDGDHYAAHVLSQAFRGKSRVQQHQMVYAALKGRMGGELHALALTTGVPEDSQTGGKQ
- the grxD gene encoding Grx4 family monothiol glutaredoxin → MSTDIQDQIRKDISSNDVVLYMKGTAASPMCGFSAQVVQVLNTLGVSFRDVNVMADPAIRQGIKDFSNWPTIPQLYIKGEFIGGCDITREMFQTGELQQLLKDKGIPVRTAA
- the grpE gene encoding nucleotide exchange factor GrpE, producing the protein MTKQDQDTVEDGAPDAVAPGEAAAFETPADARVAELEAEVATLKDQALRALAEAENTRRRAARENEDTARYAVASFAREMATVADNLRRALEAVPAEQAAGNDVLKTLVAGVEATERQLSAVFEKMGIRKIDPVGQLFDPNLHRVMFEVENTGKPAGTVVNVLQPGYMIHDRLLREALVGVSK
- the minE gene encoding cell division topological specificity factor MinE; translated protein: MSLFSFLRTSPPKTSAVQARERLQILLAHERSSLSAPDFLPQLQKDLIQVIRKYVQIPDDKVLVKLDRATDVSTLEVNIELPGPPVDSSRGRMRTMAG
- the minD gene encoding septum site-determining protein MinD; this encodes MTSGKGGVGKTTSSAAFGAGLALRGHKTVLIDFDVGLRNLDLIMGCERRVVFDFINVINNEARLNQALIKDKRLENLYILPASQTRDKDALTRDGVVRVIEELKKDFDYVICDSPAGIETGALMALYYADHAIVVTNPEVSSVRDSDRILGVLSSKSRRAEMNLPPVETHLLLTRYDPERVERGEMLRIEDVLEILAIPLLGAIPESKTVLRASNMGVPVTLDEESAAGQAYMDAVGRFLGEKREHRFLEVEKEGGFLQRLFSRRTA
- the minC gene encoding septum site-determining protein MinC translates to MPRTSAAAKSAETTLPFQIRGSAFTVIVLKVLDPEDPSFFPQLAIKTRQAPAFFHNASVVIDLEDVKTGMGVPELSSFVSRLKHCHLVPIGVQGASAAIQKAALAIGLGIMSQGRPARETAPAQTQAQADAPPAARDPAPASGTLVITEPVRSGQQVYASGGDLIILAPVSPGAELLADGHIHIYGPLRGRALAGLGGNQNAMIFCSSLEAELVSVAGVYRISEDIEKNLWKKSVRISLDNGYLRIDPLT